Part of the Lytechinus pictus isolate F3 Inbred chromosome 18, Lp3.0, whole genome shotgun sequence genome, tgtgTGGAGGCTGGGATAAAGCTCACCCGTCTATGCGAAGATGTCTTACCAAAACAAGGCCTTGCTTTGTCTGTGTAAGTAGATCATTAATTCAGAGTTGTGTTGAATCTTTTAGTAGAAGTATGATTTTTCACTATTTAGTGTTATCTAGCAGAAATAAAAGCGAGAAGATAGatgtgataacaataataatagaaagtcaaaaaggggcctaagctttcgatcctagcagaatcttcgtcggaggcaaattgcctccgacgaagattctgctaggatcgaaagcttgggcccctttttgactttctaatttactccattggctctcttttattagataagcagttttcagcagcttatTTTTgccaacaataataatagtaagtaaataaaacaaatgaaataatgaacaaacaaaaaaataattcaatttcatgCCCTACACTTGTTACAAAAACCCATGCTTCCTGGCACAGAAGTTCTTCAAGTCAAATACATATCGGAAGTGTCTGCATGCTaatatatgatttttgtttttccttgGTCGATTGTTTATAATATTAAGGtccccattccacagaggggAGACCTTTAAAGTATCTTTGAAAGACCAATAATTGGCAAGGTGCTACATCAGtctccaagatcactgaaatttggcatttcTGTGGAATGGCTCCAAAAGAAATCTAAAAGAATGATTGATACTTCTTGCCTTACTTGACTTCGACTAGTCCTATAGactaataaatatttcaatggTCTGTTAGAGATATTTTTGTGCATCAAGTGATCTTTCATAATTCTTTCCATGGGCTTTTCCTTGTCTTTCAATAATCTGTCACGGTTCTTtcagtgatctccgcaaaaatcttgagagactgtcgaaagatcatggaaagactTACAAGAACATTGAAAGTTCAATCAAGATCCTTGAAAGACTACTGAAAGACcacaaaaaacattttcttgaaaGATCGCTGAAAGATTGTTTTGAaccatttaaaaaagtttttggAATCATGAGGACCACGAAGACAATACTGAAATATTCATCAGGAATCGTTAAAGACCTCGGAGATCTTTGAATGTTCGTTGAAAGACACttgaaagatcaagcaagtttcatggtcttacagtagtctttcagaggtcttgctCTCTTTGAAATGGGGAACTCAAAGACCCTTCTCCTCAAAACTAACAAGAATTTACAGACTAGGTTTTCTGTAAAAAGCTACATGTAGGATTGTAATTTCGTCTTCAAATAATGAATTGATGGAAATTATCTTAAAGATTTATTTTGCATGTCGCTGTCAAAGTTTGAAGTTGtaatatcaaataatgatcGAGGTACAAGAATTTCGTTCACACTAATTTTACCGACTGTTTGGGATATTTAGAAGTTTTACCTAGATTGTATATGGTGCTCAACTGATGTTTCAGGAAACCCAACACTTCATCCATTGTTTTACTCCTTCTAAAGCTCTCACTGAATTTTCTCCCAGATTGAAGCAAGTACTTTGGTTTATTGCttatcaattttgacaagtttcTTATCATTTCAAGGCTTGCAAATAGTTCCAACCTTGATAAAAACAATTCTCCAAATTTACTTTGGTCGTCTTACTGGGTATTGGGGAGTTTTCGCTTCCAGTCCCCGACGCACGACGGAGTCAAGGACATAGATAATGTGATGTCAAAGACCCTTTATGACAAAGCACTATCGAAAAATGGTATATAACAACAGCAGTTTTGTTCTGGAGCTAGACTCTGCACAAACGACAAATTTAGCATTTTTCGTCAGCTCGAAGACCTAGAACGAAATCGCTGTTCGGCTTCACAAATATGCCTACCTTCCAGTTCTTCATTTGGCGGACATCTTCAATACATTTGCTGTGTTTAACGTCCGTCCCCGTTGCAATTGCAAAAACTACCCATTGGGTTGGAGGGTcacaaatacaacaaaaatcaaattttgttaacgCGGACCTCCCTTATAGTAACAAATGTCTATTCATGCAGGTTATCAGTTATTTCGGACCAGTCTCTCGGTGGAGCGATCTCTACATGCACACACGGCTCAGGTCTACATTTTGGGATAATGGCCTCTTACGTAAGAAAATTAGCTTATCTTAAGAGTGtaacacgacatttgctccggcgacaattgctccgggctttatttcgtctaagatatagggttagggttatggttgaAATAGGGTTTTATGTCAGGATTatgatagggtatagtgttaaatacAGGGTTGAGTTTGGTCATTTTATTAAATGTGAGGAATttgcagcggagcaattgtcgcctgagcaaatgtcatggaaccctttaAATTTCTTTCTCTTTGAAAACAGTGAAATGTTTGCATTCCAATAATTTAATTAAACAAATGTGTTTTCACAGATTCCCTACCGTAGCTATCGCAAAGTTAATAAAGACTTCATGCCTGGATAATCGTCGATAATCGTCGACAAAACGGAGTGTTTAATAAGTCCGGCAGCTATCCTGTAGCTTAAACGCTTGCTTATATATAATAAAGTGAACTTCAAGCATTATTCAAAATAAGCAGAacattgttatttcttgaccattttatGTGATTAAGGTATTTTTGTGctaaatttatgataaatctcGAATTCGTGTTATTTGCTGTGATGCAGTGTATATTATTAAAGTACCCAAACACGTCTTACAATGTgctattttacattttaagtattTAAATATGAATGTGAATTGCAAACCTGATATAAAGATAATAGATATGaagatcatgacgtcatctggAGAGATAATTCGCTGCTCCAAGGATGAGAAGCCTGAGCTATTCAGTGCTGCGTGCTGCGGACTTGGGGCCCTCGGTGTCATCTTATCAGCCACTATCCAGTGCGAAAAGGCGTTCAACCTTCACGAGACGACAACGCCGATACGATTTGATGAGGTGAGTGGTTAAGGggctcttaaaggtcaagtaagtccacctcagaaaagtgttgatttgaatcaatagagaaaaatcagacaagctcaatgctgaaaatttcatcaaaaccggatgtaaaataagaaagttatgacatttcaaattttcgcttatttttaacaaaatagttatatgaacgagccagttacatccaaatgagagagtcgatgatgtcactcactcactatttattttgttttttattgtttgaattatacaatatttcaattttacgaatttgacgattaggacctccttgcctgaagcacaaaatgttaaaataatggaattccacgcgTTCaaggaggaatgaaacttcatttcacatgacaatgacgagaaaataataatatttcatatttcatataataaaatacaaaagaaatagtgagtgagtgatgtcatcagttcctcatttgcataccgaccgagatgtgcatataacgttttgtgaaatgaagcgaaactttaaaatgccataactttcttattttacatccgattttgatgaaattttcagtgttatgcttgttgaatttttctctttttattcaaatcaagtttttgtgggggtggacttgtcctttaataatggGCATTGTTCCAATATGCGTGCCTTGCGATCTTCAGCAACATGTATACTGTAACCAACCTAACGCAGATGGTCGCAAACTGTGGCACGACCATGGAGCTAAGTATTCCTGGAAGAACAGCAAATTTGACGACATTGTGACCAAACTGTGTGGCCCGTATTCCGAAGTCGGGTTTTAATTAAACGTTGGCCTAAAGTTGtggtccgggggggggggctcagaatATAACGCATAGTGGGTATgtcgcggaggggacccccatttttacactcaaatttccgttccaatgcatagcatttttttcttattgagaaaaagaacaagaaagccgctccaagcatagcattttcttcttatcgagaaaaaaaaagaattaaatccgctccaaagcttcgcatattttccgttacgccgttccggtcgcattgacatgattgatctggtacaatgagccgcaattttggtggaaagcggccgcagagcgctgtccgaccatcgcctctgcggtAGCGCACCCGGCGTTCTTGcagccgggctagctgcatgcacgttccatagggacgcatacgcactcacacgcaggcgacccgttccaaggatcccatttttcacaaacattagtagttccgaagcccgttctgAGGACCCTTCTTTTTACAACAAGCctgctccaaggcccccgttttttgtctcgcccgcggcacatacctactactttttgggtcgaggaccccccccccccccggggggggggggtgtggtttaactatggatataGCCAATTGCAGCATAAGTCTCTAATGGAATAGGTTCAATGTGTCGGCTCAATTGCCTCTCAAATTGATCTTAACTGTCTAAGAAGGGTAAATAAGATATAACTAGGATAAAGCATAGTGAACATattaagaaacatacaatgtaagcAAAATTTTGACGTTTTTGGCTGTTCTAATTAATTCTAGCACAGagttaaaccatggtctaggtttaacctgacttcagaaCACGGACTTACGGCTTTAGCCCATGGCATGTGCTACTAACCCAACTGCATAATAAAGCCATCGGCTGCGTGACTGAAGCctagaagaaaaataatgaacacAATGGTCTGAAGTTGGTTTTAATTtgaactctggtctaaagttgtgaattaactatggacagccaattgtgaCTTTAATCTCTATACAGTAGAGTCTCAAATTATCAGCACATTTGGCACTTACACCATTACTAATTGTCTAGGAATGATCCAcgaattttttttcactattaAAGAATCAGGGAAAAGCACATTAAACACAAGAAGCATACAgtgtaaacatattttttccccatttttcgCATACCATAATTTTAGTGCAGAGTTAGGCCATGTTTAGTTAAACTGGACTAAACAAGACGGGCCAGTATCATTACGGAGTTTTCGCAGAACGAATTCAAGATCACAGCAGGGtttaaatgtattgaaaatgcaaatCGAATGGTGTTCGACAGTTTTTAGGTCTTTGTTGACATTTAGTGatccggaacagcagtttcataCTAAATTTCGGAGCTGGGGTTGTGGTTAAACTATGGATATAGCCAATTGCAGCATAAGTCTCTAAGGGAATAGGTTCAATGTGTCGGCTCAATTGCCTCTCAAATTGATCTTAACTGTCTAAGAAGGGTAAATAAGATAGAACTAGGATAAAGCATAGTGAACATattaagaaacatacaatgtaagcAAAATGTTTTTGGCTGTTCTAATTAAttctagcacagagttagaccatggtctaagtttaaCCCGACTTCAGAACACGTACTTACGGCTTTAGCCCATGGCATGTGCTACTAACCCAACTGTATAATAAAGCCATCGGCTGCGTGACTGAAgcctaaaagaaaaataatgaacacAATGGTCTGAAGTTGGTTTTAATTtgaactctggtctaaagttgtgaattaactatggacagccaattgtgaCTTTAATCTCTATACAGTAGAGTCTCAAATTATCAGCACATTTGACACTTACACCATTACTAATTGTCTAGGAATGATCCacgaaatatatatttttttcactattAAAGAATCAGGGAAAAGCACAAGAAGCATACAgtgtaaacatattttttcccaatttttcgCATACCATAATTTTAGTGCAGAGTTAGGCCATGTTTAGTTAAACTGGACTAAACAAGACGGGCCAGTATCATTACGGAGTTTTCGCAGAACGAATTCAAGATCACAGCAGGGtttaaatgtattgaaaatgcaaatCGAATGGTGTTCGACAGTTTTTAGGTCTTTGTCGACATTTGGTGatccggaacagcagtttcataCTAaatttcggagctgacgaaagattaaaatatgtcgtttgtccataGTCCGGACGAAacttgttttgattcaccaattttcgaaaaaaatatgttggatTATCTTTTTCATGAAGGGCcttttacaatatatttttttagattcaGTCTTGAAAGCGTTCTGAATTGTGCGAAAACTCAACATCGTCACGTGTCCGGACGTAGAACCATCAAAGGACAAATTAGTTGACCTGCCAGTGGTACAACTATCATTGatttaacttttaaaaaatcttgctGCGAGTCCTACTtatcacctgtgtctgtgatatgttacaaaaatgaagcccagaaaaaatcgcgtctgattatcattatcaagtgctttaaaaaagagaaatataaagtgaccagatacaccatcttaatttcattacatacacttatgtgttctGTTATTATCGGTTCGataaaaattacacaaaatctTCGATTATAACGTAAcaaaagcatttttttgtgtgtacgTTTCAGAGTTTTTAGGTTGATAGAAAGGCAtccatgtacatatttcatctctcctttgttgttttgtttaaaTTACGTTAACTTATGCCTTTGATAATTCAGACGAAATCAGAAGTAATATCTGGAATAGAACATCTATATTTTTGAAAACACTTCTCTCCtttgatttccatttttttaccattcatTCTCATCCTTTTTGTTGCAAGATGGTGTCCAAGATGGACGATTATCTCCAATCGGGAGATCACGTACAGTTCTTCTGGGTACCGAACACGGACCACGTTGTGATGTATTGTGCATTACGAACAGACGGACCCGCTACAGC contains:
- the LOC129281596 gene encoding L-gulonolactone oxidase-like, with translation MDNCRFTTWNGIDSCTPELFFKPSSTEELREILIKAKLANRRVKVIGSGHSMNRLACTDGYMIDLQEFDKVINVDSQNLTICVEAGIKLTRLCEDVLPKQGLALSVLSVISDQSLGGAISTCTHGSGLHFGIMASYIIDMKIMTSSGEIIRCSKDEKPELFSAACCGLGALGVILSATIQCEKAFNLHETTTPIRFDEMVSKMDDYLQSGDHVQFFWVPNTDHVVMYCALRTDGPATAPPTPSWFWNSLVANHLFQSLYWISDYFQRAIPWINWAFYQLFLSRLSSRVGASHRMFTLFVPMGAANEWAVPL